One window from the genome of Pedobacter schmidteae encodes:
- a CDS encoding DUF4374 domain-containing protein produces MFNKFKNRTLLFAGALFMAASIAACSKSDGDKAPDPAAKPNFALWYSTANGSYLLPIADLMTGTISPIGKGTDVTNIFTWEENIIQKGNIYYHLEPNSAKFGKYSFENGTLQTIKVIPFTAMSYLYLGWHVWLDDKTLMIGGRGNSEYAVIDVNAMNVIKSGTFDTGKEVPPDHSLSVHSIIPQGGKIFLGFGLKNKITSKSYDTAYTATLNYPAMDNFKITGKDTRSAPLGALRNGYFHKFTDNGNTYVLTHPMPMLGGNKPNMPTGFFRIKEGATVTDPGYFFNISAITQGDNQLGVAYLGNGRALLINARDAKNVVKEKDDWWYKPMWEYIVVDVNTQQVVKKLNFPGLLNSRSAVVHDGKAYIAVNDPTADAIYIWEYDSKTDKLTKGAKIEGGDNDTPVLYKLN; encoded by the coding sequence ATGTTTAACAAATTTAAAAATCGCACGCTGCTATTTGCAGGGGCGCTATTTATGGCAGCATCAATTGCCGCTTGTAGTAAATCTGATGGCGACAAAGCGCCTGATCCGGCTGCCAAGCCAAACTTCGCGTTATGGTACAGCACAGCCAATGGCTCCTACCTGTTGCCTATTGCCGACCTGATGACAGGCACCATTTCGCCCATCGGTAAAGGGACCGACGTAACAAACATCTTTACCTGGGAGGAAAACATCATACAAAAAGGGAACATTTACTACCATCTTGAGCCCAACTCTGCTAAGTTTGGAAAATACAGTTTCGAAAACGGGACCTTACAAACCATCAAAGTAATCCCTTTTACCGCTATGTCTTATTTATACCTGGGATGGCATGTATGGTTAGATGACAAGACCCTGATGATAGGTGGACGCGGCAACAGCGAATATGCGGTGATTGATGTAAATGCCATGAATGTCATAAAAAGCGGCACATTTGATACCGGCAAGGAAGTACCGCCCGACCATTCGCTATCTGTACATTCCATCATCCCGCAGGGAGGAAAGATATTCCTGGGCTTTGGACTGAAAAACAAAATTACCAGCAAAAGCTATGATACCGCTTATACCGCTACCCTGAACTACCCTGCTATGGATAACTTTAAAATTACCGGCAAGGATACACGTTCTGCTCCGCTGGGTGCTTTACGCAACGGATATTTTCACAAATTTACCGACAATGGCAATACCTACGTGCTTACACATCCTATGCCAATGCTTGGTGGTAATAAACCCAACATGCCAACCGGATTTTTCCGTATAAAAGAAGGCGCAACTGTTACCGATCCGGGATATTTCTTCAACATCAGTGCCATCACTCAAGGTGATAATCAGCTTGGCGTTGCTTACTTAGGAAACGGAAGAGCACTATTGATCAATGCTCGTGATGCCAAAAACGTGGTCAAAGAAAAAGATGACTGGTGGTACAAACCGATGTGGGAATACATTGTAGTAGATGTAAATACACAACAGGTAGTAAAAAAACTGAACTTCCCGGGCCTGCTAAATTCCCGTTCGGCAGTAGTACATGATGGTAAAGCTTACATCGCCGTCAACGATCCTACAGCCGATGCCATCTACATTTGGGAATACGACTCCAAAACAGATAAGCTTACAAAAGGCGCTAAAATTGAAGGTGGAGACAATGACACGCCTGTACTTTATAAGTTAAACTAA
- a CDS encoding TonB-dependent receptor: protein MQIKKILLTGILCAWVFCVQAQQLNKSSIQGQVSDEQQQQLPFATVKLSPGNKTVATDLQGSYQFSDLQAGNYILEITAVGFKKITQKVTLKTAQELTLNISMKSAQHELKDVAINGKTKGAKIKESGYAVNVIETKQYANTNSDINQVLNRSTGVKIREQGGLGSNYSFSINGLSGNHIKFFIDGIPLESYGSGMSFNNIPINIAERIEVYKGVVPAHLGSDALGGAVNIITNRDKGKSLDVSYSYGSFNTHRTAISGSYTYPKSGIKVNVNSYYNYSDNSYKMRTYPKANVYLDIETPDGKNLDTIQSAKRFNNDYQSYMGQLEFGVADKKWADIAVIGLTYNNVYSERQTGATQEMVLANVHSNSHSLIPSFRYRKNRLLVDGLSATIFANMSISKEVRTDTSSYKFYKWDRSAKYFPNSAELGAEKSILHYNTNNALVQANLNYQPSDQHLINLNYNLNANTREGYDEIDPYNKTYNKTNRVYKTVLGLSYQQNFFNNKLINSFFGKYFGFNGQGSSADKKESAAFYGYGIASSYRIFEDLGLKVSYEHAYRLPGMIELFGNGLDVMGNNNLQPENSDNYNLGAFFSKAIGKHRFSADGSVFYRNAKNYIISKRFEDGPLGAYSWSTNEGGIKIKGADFEVKYTYGDLLSAMVNMSYYDAVDREKYIKGTVDRVKITYGSRTPNEPWLYGNTDFSIGKSNVFGEKGNRLQLNWYMQFVNEFAVSWSKLADPSTKDYIPAQWIQNVAVTYSIKNGRYNLTAEGRNLTDQIAYDVFKQQKPGRAIFVKLRYNIHSFQ, encoded by the coding sequence ATGCAAATTAAGAAAATCTTGCTAACGGGCATACTATGCGCCTGGGTATTTTGTGTGCAAGCACAGCAATTAAACAAAAGCAGCATCCAGGGACAGGTTTCTGATGAGCAGCAACAACAACTTCCGTTCGCCACCGTAAAGCTGTCTCCGGGAAACAAAACGGTAGCAACCGATCTGCAGGGGAGCTATCAATTCTCCGATCTGCAGGCCGGAAATTATATCCTCGAGATTACCGCTGTCGGTTTTAAAAAGATAACACAAAAAGTTACCCTCAAAACAGCTCAGGAGCTGACTTTAAACATTTCCATGAAAAGCGCGCAACATGAGCTTAAAGATGTTGCCATCAACGGAAAGACAAAAGGAGCGAAGATCAAAGAATCGGGATACGCCGTGAATGTGATCGAAACGAAACAATATGCCAATACCAACTCCGACATTAACCAGGTATTGAACCGGAGTACAGGAGTTAAAATCCGTGAACAGGGGGGCTTAGGCTCAAATTATTCATTTTCAATTAATGGCCTGTCGGGCAATCACATCAAATTTTTTATTGATGGCATTCCCCTCGAATCTTATGGAAGCGGCATGTCTTTCAATAATATTCCCATCAATATAGCCGAGCGCATAGAGGTATACAAAGGGGTAGTGCCGGCACATCTGGGCTCGGATGCACTGGGCGGCGCGGTAAATATCATCACCAATCGCGACAAAGGTAAATCGCTGGATGTGAGTTACAGCTATGGTTCTTTCAACACCCATCGTACAGCCATAAGCGGGAGTTATACCTATCCAAAAAGCGGTATAAAGGTAAATGTAAACTCGTATTATAATTACTCGGATAACAGTTACAAAATGAGGACCTATCCAAAAGCCAATGTATACCTGGATATAGAAACTCCCGATGGGAAAAATCTGGATACCATTCAATCGGCAAAAAGGTTTAATAATGACTACCAATCGTACATGGGCCAGTTGGAGTTTGGAGTTGCCGACAAAAAATGGGCAGATATTGCTGTAATTGGCCTAACCTATAACAATGTTTATAGCGAACGGCAAACAGGTGCAACCCAGGAGATGGTACTGGCCAATGTGCACTCCAATAGCCACAGCCTTATACCCAGCTTTCGCTACCGCAAAAACAGATTGCTGGTTGACGGTTTGTCGGCCACCATTTTTGCCAACATGTCTATCAGTAAAGAGGTACGGACAGATACCAGCTCTTATAAATTTTACAAATGGGACAGAAGTGCCAAATACTTCCCCAATAGTGCCGAACTAGGTGCAGAAAAGTCTATTCTTCATTACAATACCAACAATGCACTGGTACAGGCAAATCTGAATTATCAGCCTTCCGATCAGCACCTGATCAATCTGAATTACAACCTGAACGCCAATACCCGCGAAGGCTATGATGAGATAGACCCTTACAACAAGACGTATAACAAAACCAATAGGGTATATAAAACCGTTTTAGGGTTAAGTTACCAGCAAAACTTTTTTAACAATAAGCTGATCAATTCATTTTTTGGAAAATACTTTGGATTTAACGGTCAGGGCAGCAGTGCTGATAAAAAGGAGTCGGCGGCATTTTATGGGTATGGTATAGCTTCCAGCTATAGAATTTTTGAAGATCTGGGACTGAAGGTATCTTATGAACATGCATACAGGCTGCCCGGGATGATTGAACTGTTTGGAAATGGCCTTGATGTGATGGGCAATAACAACCTGCAGCCAGAAAACAGCGACAACTACAACCTTGGGGCTTTCTTTAGCAAAGCCATCGGTAAACATCGCTTTAGTGCCGACGGGTCTGTGTTTTACAGAAATGCAAAGAATTACATCATTTCAAAGCGCTTTGAAGATGGCCCTTTAGGTGCCTATTCGTGGTCGACAAATGAAGGCGGAATAAAAATAAAAGGGGCCGATTTTGAAGTAAAGTATACTTATGGCGATTTATTATCGGCAATGGTAAACATGAGCTACTACGATGCGGTAGATCGTGAAAAATACATTAAAGGAACGGTAGACCGCGTAAAAATTACTTACGGCAGTCGCACGCCCAACGAACCATGGTTATACGGCAACACCGATTTTAGCATCGGGAAAAGCAATGTATTTGGCGAAAAAGGCAACCGCCTGCAGTTAAACTGGTACATGCAGTTTGTAAACGAATTTGCAGTGAGCTGGTCCAAATTGGCCGATCCGTCAACCAAAGACTATATACCGGCCCAATGGATACAAAACGTTGCGGTAACGTATTCCATAAAAAATGGCCGGTATAACCTTACCGCCGAAGGACGCAACCTGACCGATCAGATTGCCTACGACGTATTTAAGCAGCAAAAACCCGGTCGGGCCATTTTTGTGAAACTGAGATATAATATCCATTCATTTCAATAA
- a CDS encoding PepSY domain-containing protein produces the protein MMRSLLSKINAWLHLWLGLASGIVVVILSITGCILVFEHEIKSLTSPWLHAERPANAKVLAPSVLHRSVEQALPGKHIESVWYHGENRTAHFSIHESDSMVYVNPYTAEVIAMVDHEDFFHFIDEGHRHLWIPGKLGKQIVGWSTFIFFLLLISGIILWWPKKWTKKTREQSFKVKWKARFKRLNYDLHNVLGFYSLLIAILMAVTGLIMSFSWFGKGVYWLTGGENTPRKKRQKTEVSGPAVNTALQNADLIWHKVVNEIALYNKDQVIIHFAEKPDEAIYACTDMTLGFWRDLNFDPLTLELLPNSTKRLGDLKFPDKIRKLNYAIHVGAIGGLTTKILYFLASLICASLPITGFYIWWGKKKKKNKPRPALSTL, from the coding sequence ATGATGAGATCTTTACTATCCAAAATAAATGCATGGTTGCACCTGTGGCTCGGACTGGCTTCAGGAATTGTAGTCGTTATCCTCAGTATAACCGGATGCATCCTGGTATTTGAACATGAAATTAAAAGCCTGACCTCGCCATGGCTACATGCCGAGCGACCGGCAAATGCCAAAGTACTGGCCCCTTCCGTATTGCATCGCTCAGTTGAGCAGGCATTACCGGGCAAGCATATTGAATCGGTATGGTATCACGGTGAAAACCGTACCGCGCATTTCAGCATACACGAATCGGACTCCATGGTATATGTAAACCCTTATACGGCCGAAGTGATTGCCATGGTTGACCATGAAGATTTTTTTCACTTTATTGATGAAGGCCATCGTCACCTCTGGATTCCCGGCAAACTGGGTAAACAAATTGTGGGCTGGTCTACCTTTATCTTCTTTCTCTTACTCATTAGCGGCATCATTTTATGGTGGCCAAAAAAATGGACTAAAAAGACACGCGAACAAAGCTTTAAGGTTAAATGGAAGGCGCGTTTTAAGCGTTTAAATTACGACCTGCATAATGTGTTGGGCTTCTATTCTTTATTGATAGCCATACTAATGGCGGTTACCGGCCTCATCATGAGCTTCTCGTGGTTCGGCAAAGGTGTTTACTGGCTAACCGGAGGGGAAAATACTCCACGAAAGAAAAGACAAAAAACAGAAGTTTCGGGTCCTGCTGTAAATACTGCATTACAAAATGCCGACCTGATCTGGCACAAAGTAGTCAATGAAATTGCCTTGTACAACAAAGATCAGGTGATTATACACTTTGCAGAAAAACCAGATGAGGCCATTTATGCCTGTACAGACATGACGCTGGGTTTCTGGAGGGATCTTAATTTTGATCCTTTAACCCTCGAATTGCTTCCCAATTCAACAAAACGTTTGGGAGACCTTAAGTTCCCCGATAAAATACGCAAACTGAATTACGCCATCCATGTGGGCGCAATAGGCGGACTGACGACAAAAATATTATACTTTCTGGCCAGCCTCATTTGTGCCAGTCTGCCCATCACCGGATTTTACATCTGGTGGGGAAAAAAGAAAAAAAAGAACAAGCCCAGGCCGGCTTTAAGCACCTTATAA
- a CDS encoding sodium:solute symporter family protein translates to MIDTVVVVVFSVFIMLVGISFSKTGRNLKSFFAGGESVPWFIGGLSLFMSFFSAGTFVVWGAIAYQHGWVAITIQWTMCLGALITGLYLAPRWKATGNLTAAEFIKARLGSSVQKSYIYIFTIVSVFIKGSVLYSVAKLVSASLGYPLMPVTVVLGILMISYTAIGGLWAVMVTDILQFVVLTAAVVIILPLVFNEVDGIHGFVDKAPDDFFNLVHGEYTWGFIVAFAIYHIFYIGGNWTFVQRYTSVDAPKSASKVAYLFAGLYILSPILWMLPPMAYRIINPSLSGLDAENAYIMVCKQVLPSGLLGLMLTGMYFSTSASANTALNVVSAVFTNDIYKGSVNPGADDKKLMFVARASSWFFGILMIVIALGVPYFGGIVEFTLSVGALTGGPLLLPPIWSLFSKRLSGKATIYITLVSLSVNLLFKMIIPLTNGYKLSRANEMLVGVLLPFFMLLVYEIIVRRRISVSTDYSNYLTYKANKKQEALEIDDDEKQMIKNQNVFGLKMISFSLLFMSLLLLILAFITSKGSGLVVAISIAIMLGAIIPWRAAKLKAL, encoded by the coding sequence ATGATAGATACCGTAGTTGTGGTCGTTTTTTCTGTTTTCATCATGCTGGTTGGCATCAGCTTTTCTAAAACAGGAAGAAATTTAAAATCTTTTTTTGCGGGTGGCGAATCTGTTCCCTGGTTCATTGGAGGCTTGTCGCTATTTATGAGCTTTTTCTCGGCCGGCACTTTTGTAGTCTGGGGTGCAATAGCTTATCAGCATGGCTGGGTGGCCATTACCATTCAATGGACAATGTGTTTGGGGGCATTGATTACCGGACTTTACCTGGCGCCCAGGTGGAAGGCAACCGGCAATCTCACCGCTGCCGAGTTTATAAAAGCAAGGTTGGGCAGCAGTGTTCAAAAAAGCTATATCTATATCTTTACCATTGTATCGGTATTTATAAAAGGATCTGTTTTATATTCTGTAGCGAAGCTGGTGTCGGCCTCATTGGGTTATCCCCTTATGCCGGTTACTGTCGTTTTGGGGATTTTAATGATCTCCTATACGGCTATAGGAGGCTTGTGGGCAGTAATGGTTACCGATATTTTGCAGTTTGTGGTTCTCACGGCGGCGGTCGTTATTATTCTTCCCCTGGTATTTAATGAGGTAGATGGGATACATGGTTTTGTAGACAAAGCCCCTGACGATTTTTTTAACCTGGTCCATGGAGAATATACCTGGGGTTTTATTGTTGCTTTTGCCATTTATCATATCTTTTACATTGGTGGAAACTGGACATTTGTACAGCGTTATACGAGTGTAGACGCGCCAAAAAGTGCTTCAAAGGTAGCCTACCTTTTTGCTGGTCTTTATATCTTAAGTCCTATCCTATGGATGCTGCCACCGATGGCTTACCGGATTATTAATCCTTCTCTTTCGGGCCTCGATGCAGAGAATGCTTACATTATGGTTTGTAAACAGGTGCTTCCCTCGGGTCTTTTGGGCTTAATGCTGACAGGTATGTATTTTTCCACTTCGGCATCTGCCAATACCGCACTCAATGTGGTGTCGGCTGTTTTTACCAATGATATTTATAAAGGTTCTGTAAATCCCGGAGCCGATGATAAAAAACTAATGTTTGTGGCGCGGGCTTCTTCCTGGTTTTTTGGGATACTGATGATTGTAATTGCTCTGGGGGTTCCTTATTTTGGAGGGATCGTTGAATTTACCTTAAGTGTAGGTGCTTTAACGGGTGGCCCTTTGTTGTTGCCACCAATCTGGTCGTTGTTTTCAAAACGCTTATCCGGAAAAGCTACCATTTACATTACATTGGTCTCCCTGTCGGTAAACCTGCTGTTTAAGATGATTATACCTTTGACGAACGGCTATAAATTGTCGCGGGCCAATGAAATGCTGGTTGGGGTTTTACTGCCATTTTTTATGCTGTTGGTTTATGAAATCATTGTGAGAAGAAGGATCAGTGTAAGTACAGACTACAGCAATTACCTGACGTATAAAGCAAATAAGAAACAGGAGGCTTTGGAAATCGACGACGATGAAAAGCAGATGATCAAAAACCAAAATGTTTTTGGCCTCAAAATGATCAGTTTTTCATTGTTGTTTATGTCGCTGCTATTGCTGATCCTGGCTTTTATTACCTCAAAAGGAAGTGGGTTGGTGGTTGCCATCTCCATTGCAATCATGTTAGGGGCCATCATTCCATGGAGGGCCGCGAAGCTAAAGGCGTTATAG
- a CDS encoding outer membrane beta-barrel family protein yields the protein MIKTYIAAFLCILSVAASAQKKISGKILDENAQHIPFASVTILRSADSVKTHTAMTDTAGNFILTDLKNGKYLIKISCIGYQDYYSPVIELNESRNQHHLGLIRLNTDNRLLNTVNISGQRPLIEQTLDRTVMNIEKSILAEGNTALELLSKAPGLTVSESGEVSLKGRPGTTVMINGKPTYLSGDQLANLLKGTSSSSISRIEIMSNPTAQFDASGSGGIVNIIMKKNLLTGFNGNINGNIGVGRGLRHSEGISLSYNTNKLNLYGSYSAHNQNLESSSRAERKFYNGNLINNPALVQSTLQENREKAKLRAHNFRIGADLNLDEKNTLGFLMNGAIGKYPTTQPSSNRLFNANAAASRIALTETTDRENWTDLLYNINYVHKFDKNGHELKADVDYIYHFSRMNQLLNTRYLAADGTPSALSSGRRGNIPSNDDVYAGKIDYILPLSKVSKLEAGWKGSYVRTENNLQYDTLKTGQYVPDASTSNHFIYKENIQAAYVNFNTSWNKYQLQAGLRAEFTGTKGEQLTSNTSFKRNYLGIFPSVFLTRDFNEAHQLKTGYSRRIKRPGYWDLNPFRVYDDPFTFYEGNPYLKPSIVNAIELGYAFKSQYFVTLSYNHTGDVIAEQLGQLGQENITFERPENMGSFDNLGISFTTSVQPFKWWTGSQFLNLYHNRYKIAGNTANLVNSGNTLSFNSQNTFALGKGWKAELSAFYISQETSGISTTRPYHTISSGIQKEIFKGKGNVKFMVNDIFEGYRIKRKMAYETVLFQSSRISDSRYGTLSFSYHFGKKGQASNERSTSSEEIKGRM from the coding sequence ATGATAAAAACATATATAGCTGCCTTTCTTTGTATCCTTTCTGTTGCTGCATCGGCACAGAAAAAGATATCGGGCAAGATATTGGATGAAAATGCGCAGCACATTCCATTTGCTTCCGTTACAATATTACGATCTGCCGATTCGGTAAAAACCCATACCGCAATGACTGATACCGCAGGAAACTTTATCCTGACAGACCTGAAAAATGGAAAATACCTGATCAAAATCAGCTGCATCGGCTATCAGGATTACTATTCTCCTGTGATTGAACTAAACGAATCCCGGAATCAGCACCATCTTGGCCTGATCCGCTTAAATACTGACAATCGATTGCTGAATACGGTAAATATTAGCGGGCAACGCCCTTTAATTGAGCAAACACTGGACAGGACAGTGATGAATATCGAAAAAAGTATCCTTGCTGAAGGTAACACCGCATTGGAACTGCTCAGCAAAGCACCAGGTTTAACTGTCTCGGAAAGCGGAGAAGTATCGTTAAAGGGCCGCCCAGGCACTACGGTAATGATCAATGGAAAACCCACCTACCTATCGGGCGATCAGCTGGCCAATTTATTAAAAGGTACCAGTTCGTCTTCCATTTCCCGCATTGAAATAATGTCAAACCCTACTGCCCAGTTTGATGCCTCGGGCAGCGGTGGAATTGTAAACATCATCATGAAGAAAAACCTGCTCACCGGGTTTAATGGAAACATCAACGGAAACATAGGCGTAGGACGTGGACTCAGGCACAGCGAAGGCATTAGCCTCAGTTATAACACCAATAAGCTAAACCTTTATGGCAGTTACAGCGCCCACAATCAGAACCTGGAAAGCAGCAGTCGGGCTGAACGCAAATTCTACAACGGCAATCTGATCAACAATCCAGCCTTGGTGCAAAGTACACTGCAGGAAAATCGGGAAAAGGCAAAACTCCGGGCCCATAATTTCCGGATTGGGGCAGACCTCAATCTTGACGAAAAGAATACCCTGGGCTTTTTGATGAATGGCGCAATAGGGAAATATCCAACAACCCAGCCCAGCAGCAATCGGCTGTTTAATGCAAACGCCGCAGCAAGCAGGATCGCATTGACCGAAACTACCGATCGCGAGAACTGGACAGACCTTCTTTACAACATCAACTATGTACATAAGTTCGATAAAAATGGTCATGAATTGAAGGCTGATGTAGATTACATTTACCATTTCTCCAGAATGAACCAGTTACTGAATACCCGATACCTGGCTGCTGATGGGACACCTTCGGCACTTTCTTCCGGGCGCAGGGGCAACATCCCTTCCAACGACGATGTCTATGCAGGTAAGATTGATTATATCTTGCCACTAAGCAAAGTATCTAAACTGGAAGCCGGCTGGAAAGGGAGCTATGTGCGCACCGAAAACAACCTACAATACGACACCTTGAAAACCGGACAATATGTGCCGGATGCCAGTACCAGTAACCATTTCATTTACAAAGAAAATATCCAGGCAGCCTATGTTAACTTCAATACCAGCTGGAATAAATATCAGCTTCAGGCAGGACTTCGTGCCGAATTTACTGGTACAAAAGGCGAACAGCTCACCTCAAACACTTCTTTTAAACGAAACTACCTGGGCATTTTTCCAAGTGTATTCCTTACCCGGGATTTTAATGAAGCACACCAATTAAAAACAGGCTATAGCCGCCGCATCAAACGACCAGGCTATTGGGACCTGAACCCCTTTAGGGTATACGACGACCCCTTCACTTTTTACGAGGGAAATCCATATCTGAAACCTTCTATAGTAAATGCCATTGAGCTTGGGTATGCATTTAAGTCCCAATATTTTGTCACATTGAGTTATAACCATACCGGCGATGTAATAGCCGAACAACTTGGTCAGCTTGGCCAAGAAAACATCACCTTCGAACGTCCGGAAAACATGGGCTCATTTGATAACCTGGGTATCAGCTTCACCACTTCCGTACAGCCTTTTAAATGGTGGACAGGTAGTCAGTTTTTAAATTTATACCACAACAGGTACAAAATTGCAGGCAACACGGCCAACCTGGTCAACAGCGGAAATACTTTAAGTTTTAATTCGCAAAACACCTTTGCCTTAGGCAAGGGATGGAAAGCTGAGCTGAGTGCCTTTTACATTTCACAGGAAACATCCGGAATTAGCACAACGCGACCATATCACACCATCTCGTCGGGTATACAAAAAGAAATCTTCAAGGGAAAGGGCAATGTGAAATTTATGGTCAATGATATTTTTGAAGGCTACCGCATCAAAAGAAAAATGGCTTATGAAACCGTTTTGTTCCAAAGCAGCAGAATTTCGGACAGCAGATATGGCACCCTATCGTTTAGCTACCATTTTGGCAAAAAAGGCCAGGCATCAAATGAAAGAAGCACCAGCAGTGAAGAAATAAAAGGGAGAATGTAA